The DNA region CTGATGTACGGTGGAAATTTCACTCTCAAATTCTGCTAGCTTCAAGGCAATTGCTTCTTTCTCCCGAAGAGCAGAAGCGCTCGTAGAACGAACTTCAGTTGCCACTTTACTTAGTCGATGTTGAGCAAGTGAACGATTGTGCTCAGCTTGACCATTCTCTTGACGGACAGTGTCTATGCTACGTTTAATGCCAGCGTTCTGGTCGTCACGTAGGCTTCGAAGAGTGTCAAACGAAGCTCGGACATGTTCGTTTTCTCTTCTTAGCGTGACGATATCGATCAGAAACTTAGATGCTTCATCTCGCCTGCTTTCTTCGGTTTTCCTGGCGTTGTTTATGGCGCCCTGCTCTAATTCGACCTTCTCTGACGATGTGTTGGCcctttcttccatctcgtCAAGTTGGTCcttgaaagaagaaagagtcGCCTTGAGATCTTCAATTATTtgggcttcttcttcgcaCGCTTTCGTTTCTGTTTCAACTTTCACTTCCACACAGCCGAATTCCAAGACCGGCGGAATGTTCGACTCTTTTTGGGACTTGCTCGGAGTCATTCCATTGGCGATTTGCGCATAGATAGTGCGTTCCCAGGCGAGATGGAGATCGGATTGATGGTCTAGTGCAGTCTGCCGAAGCACTTGCATTTCTTGGGACAACTTACGATGCACACTGTATTTGCCTTCGATCTTGGCCTCTAGTGCTATAACAGCTTTGTTGTGAcggtcttcttccgacacTGTTTCTGCTGCGCATTTTGCGTGTGCCGCTTCGGACAGTTCGAGTGCGTCGGTGACTTCATCTATCATATGTTCCATGGACATTGTTTCGGCACGAAGCAATGTCGTTTGCTGTGAGAAAGCAGCAAGTTTTTTTGATTCGCTCTGGATACGTTGGCGGAGAGAATGCTCGGTCAGTTTGAGTTTTTTCAAGTTCTGGTCGGCGGCATGGACTTGAGCTGTAGCCTCTGTTTTTTCATGTGCTAGAGAGGAAAGGTCTGCACGAAGATCGTGCAGAAGGCGGTCCTGCTTTCGCTGATAGAAAAATAATGTCCGCTTGGTTTCCAGAACCTGTTTGAGCTTACTGGTAGGAATTTAAAATTGGAGGAGATTAGGTGCAAAGATCGCGAATCGAACCAGTCGCGCAGGAGTCTGCTTATCTAGTCGTTTTGTCAAGCACATACCGATCCAGTGCTCGAAGGTCGTCCCCCGTTCGATCTCCCGAAAGACGAGCTAGACTTAAAGCTCGTTGACCTGAGGACAACAAGTGATGACGACGCTGGAGCTCCGCGCGTTCTTGCCCAACTTTGTATTTGATATGTTCCAACTTGGACTCCAGCTCGGCGTGTTGGTGAACGCGGCGCTCTTTGAAATTCTTGGCGTTGTCCAACAGTCTCTGAGATTCTTGCTGTTGTAGTCCTAGTGTTTCCAGATCCCGTTGTACTATACAATAGGTGAGAATGTGTTGGATGGCGTTGCGCATTAGCTTTGTCGTCTTGTCGGCGACCCTCAACATTACACGGACAAGTACTTACATTCTTCCTGCGTGATCTTTAGCGCGTTCATTTGCGCAAGCTCATGcgattgttgctgttgctcaATGGGTGCCAAAGAAGCCCGCGCCATTAGTTGGGTATGCCCGCCGTTGCTGTGATCGAGTTTCTTTTTACGCATTCCTAAACCCAACCCGCTGCTCAATTTGGAAATGTGTGACGGCCGCGACCCCAATCGCGAATGAAACACACCGCCTGGTTTCTTTCCTGGAGGTTGTAGAAACATGGTTGCTTGTGTCAATGCTCTTCTGTATATGTAAAGTGTAATGAAGGAAAATGAACGCGATCGATCGAGCTCTCGACTCTTCAAGCTTTAGGAGGCAATGCCGGGCTTGGCGGCAATTCCATTTGGCCTTGCGATGACCGGCATGCGTACGCTGTAGAAATGCTGAGGACGAATCCGTTTCTGGCTTTGTTCGAGACTGACGTGGAAAACTTAGCTAATTTATAAAGCGGTATTCAAAATATCCGTTTGAGAAGGAAGTAAGGTATTTGCTCCAATTACGATACGGAGACGGAATACCTGCTCCCGACGCCATGGCGATCCATCCAAGTAGACAGAGACTACACCGTATATCACAAATCAGGGTCTGCTTCAACTTTTCTGTTGCATTTTCTCGCCTTTTCCTCTGAAATCACAGCTGCTATCCACGCTGGAGAGCATGATGGAAGGCAACGTGAGTGCCTCCGGGGTAATGCCTCTCAAGGATCTAGCCGCAGACGGTGACGATCAGGACGATAGTCTCTGTAGTCAACGAACGCTTTGGACGCGTCTTTGGCACGGCATCGCTGGGTCGTCAATCGTGGTCAACGTTGTCGCCATGGCACTTGAAGGATCGGCTGTGGCGATCATTGCAGGTCTCTTTGCGGCGTGCGTCGCACCCGTTGTGATTCTCCGACAATTTCAGTTGCAGAATACCGATAGTAAGTTGCTTTTTTGATTCTTAGTATTGGAAATAATGTGACTCAACGTTGGCAAAATGCAGCGCTTCGTCAGGTACAAAATGCTTTGCGTCATGAAGTCAATCGACTACAGATCGAGAACAATAAGCTTCATTCGGAAGTAAACCAGCTTGAAAGTCAAGTTTTCCAGTAAGTACAGAAGCATTCCTCTTTTTCACATTCCTTGAAGAATTCTAAAGGACTATCTGTTCGGTAGGTTACAAGAAAGAGAGGAAAGACTAGCGATAATTACCAAGGAACAGGGGACCAGTGTGGATACGTTTGTGAAACTCGTGAAAGAGAACAGGCAAACAACGGATGAAATGAAGGTAAGCCACTGTAGCCTCTTTTCGCTTGCTGCTGTGTACCCTCTGACTATGTTCCACATTTGTGCAGATGTGCGTCAAAGCGGATACGATGCAAACGCTTGTACAGGCTATTCTTTCGAGCGACTTCGATTCGTCAGCTCACTTTTCCGCTCAAGAAGTGCAAATTCTAAACGTGCGTCTTCGGAACATCCCAGGTATACGGGTGAATTCTAAAGCTCTTCAAAAAGCAGTCCAAAGCTCCCAACGCACCTTGGAGGACGTGTTGAGCTTGGTTGAGCACATGGATCGCGATGACTTGCCAGAAGAAGAACGTATCTTTCAGCTTCAGCCTAGTCATTAGGAATCAATGGCAAAAGAATCCCGTTCAGTAGTGCAGCAAGTTTATATGATAGGTAGTAGGTTTTCGTGAGCTATTTTCTTGTTACAGAGCAGTTGGGTATCCGCTTTTATAGTTAGATGTAGATATGAGCTTTGGACTGGCTAACTTTAGCTCGGTCAAACTGTTGGGGGTAGGGTATTTTGGGTACGTTCTCATCACCGCCACTGTCAGTCCGGTTCTCCAAAGGAAGTGCGAGAGGCCACCTCAGGAAACAATTGTTGACCACTGCTATGGCAACCAAGAGATTGACGATGCCGCTTCTGCCGTAGCATTTTGCACTTTGTGCACCTAGATCTTAGTAGTGGGAGGACTCTGTGAATGAGAATCGTTTTGTCACGCGCAGGAATGGTTTTCCCTCTGACGATGTGGTCGGGCTGTACCTTATTCCTCGTTGTTTCTTCCGTGGCTGGGTTCGCACCGCCGAATGTACATACTGTGAACGTGCGAGTAGCACAATCTTTCAAGAAAGGACTGTATGGTTTGTCGATGTTAAGTACTTCCAGACCTGCAACCGATGGCGTTTTTGAAATTCTCAAATCGGCAAGCTTGGTATCAGCCGAGAGTGGGAAAGTCTGCAAAGGCCAAGATAAAATAGTGAACACCCACGACCCACTCGGCAAACTATTCGGCAAGAACCCGAAAACTTTAGTTGTCGTGATGCCCCAATTAGGAGACTTCGACAGTGGCGAATACACCGAAAATCTCATGGCGGTACGGAGCGATCTTCAGAAAGCCGGGATCGCGTTGCGCTTAATTGGCATTGGAAATGCCGCTTCGGCTAGACGATTTGCTTCGTTCAATCATGTTCCAATGGATTTGCTGTATGCTGATCTGGTAGGCTCTTTGCACCAAAGATTGGGTCTACACGGTGGGCCTAATTGGGATGTACCTGACTTCATACCAAAAGCCATCTTGAAGTGGTTCGCCGACTACGTAGGTGCCTCGGAGGACCCCGACCATCGGGGCGTAGCACGGTCGTGGCTCAACTACATGGCTATGTGTGCCGGAATCGCCGCACCCAATACTTTATCCGAAATATTTCGTGGGTACATTGGCGACAAGTCGGCTCCGGAACGATTACGTCCAGAAGAAATTGTTTCCATTGGAGACAATCTAGTTGCCGTTAGGGGTGTCACCGACGTCAAACTCGGTCCAATTCAATATCAGAGTCTGTGGAAAAATGAATTTGGCTACCAACGACCAGCCGAGCTGGCAACCGTTCGTCTCCGATACATGGTCGAAGTCTTGTCGAATTTTTCGCAGTACGTGCCGGACCAAAAATACCTTCATTTGCGCGGGGCCACATTTTTGTTGGACGCGGACGGTCGCGTACTCTATGAACATCGTGATACTGGCGTACTGGCCTACAGCAAAACCATGGCCCGACCGCTTACCTTTCTACAGCCGTATATTGGTGACAAGGCCTTGAATCCGTTGCAGCTTGGTGACAATCGTTATCAAACTTCTTTGATCTCTATTTCCGGCGGAACACTTCCTAAAAGGTAGACCGGTGAGAAATTTTCACAATGCTATTTTATACATCGATAGGACAGCGTCAACATTCACCATAAATAGTTTTAAGATCTAAAATACCAACAACCAATTCTCCCCACAAAATCACAAACACGATCCTTCCGCAAAGACGGACGATACCTCCCCATACTCTACGCCGCCGGAGCGTATCCAGtatcatcgtcttcgtcggatCCGGCGACAACGTCCCCCGAGTCGTCGGTGTCAGGTGTGGGGTGGCTAGAATGCGTCTCAGACAGCATTTTTTGTACCCGATTGTACCGCTCCACCATATCGTTCCCCAAGCGATTAACCGCTTCGCAGAATCCGACCTCTAATTGTTGGACGTGCAGAGCTTGGAGGCGTACCTGAAGGGCCGACGGTCCTTTGGAAGCAAGCGTGCACTCGAGCGTCTCGGGTAAAGGTGTAGGCGACGCCGTCACGGAAGTCTGATGCCAGGAAACGAGGCGCTTCAGGTCGGTCCGAAAAGTCTCAACACACCAGGTCTTGACGGCATCCCCGGCCATCCATGTCTCGCTAATGAGTTGCGCCTGCGCAGCCAAGTCGGCAATGGCGCTGCTGCCCGTCAAAGTTGTGACGGAACGGTTAGAACCGAGGGCCAATCGAAAGACGGGTGTGAGTTTGCGCGTCCGTGATTTGCGGGGTGCGTTGCGGACATCGTCAACAATGGCTTGGTCTGTAGCAATGGCGTAGGGGCCCTTGTCTGCGCGGTGGGGCAGGTACCGATGCGACGATCCCGGCTGGATTTTCCCATGTAACCGTGCGGCTGCCTTGACGCTATACCAGAAGGTGGGACCTTCGGGGATGTTGTTGTGGTGTACCGAGTAGGGCAAGTTGTGGCCGCTGTTGTTGGCTTCCGCGGTTTTGGCCAGCAAAATTTGTTGCTGGACCTTGTGCTTGAGTTGGGCAAGCTCGTGTGGTTTGATACGTCGCTTGGCGTATTCCTGTCGGACCTGACGGTACACTTCAGTAGCGAAGgttggtgtgtgtgtgtcgcCCAGTACTACGTCGTACTCGGAAATCATCGCGGTTACCGTGTCGTTCGGTACATCGGCGGTCCGGCCGACCGCCCGTTGCCTGGCGGGCACCGAGTTTCCTTTCGTGGACGTCAGGCAGTGAGCACTGGTACCGTTACGAAGCAGAGTCGCCGTTGAAACCTTCCCGTGCTTGGCACTACTACGTGGGGCTTTGGCCGGGAGCTGCTTGGCGGCTCGCAAAGGCGACGGATGCGGCAAACTCGTGGTGGGGTTACCGCCGGTAGTCTGCGGAATAGGGAGCGGGCGAAGAGCCGGGTTCCATTGGTGTCCCGAGTGCAGAGATaactgttgctgctgttgttgttggtattgatGTTCCAAGGCTGTATTGAGGGCAAAGCAAGGAAAACCTTCCTTGTCTTTGAACGAAATGGGTTCGGCCCAAGAGCTTTCGTTGTCTTGATGTACGAGTTCGTTGTAGAACTGATCAAAGAGTTTTTCAATCTCAGGGTCCTCGTCCGTTAAGCCGTTGACCGAAAGAAGCGACGTCATGTCCTCTTGATTCGGGGGAACAGTGGCCAAAGTCGAGGATTCCGTTCCGTAGTCGCGTCCATTCATAGCGAATCTTCAAAGTCTCTGAATCCAACACAACCAACAAGTCTTCCGCTTCACTGGAAGTAAAGGTCATACAATGCCCAAGCGAGCTCTTCTGCACTCTCTGCGCTACTTTTGTTAGCGAGCTTCACCCTGGACCGAAATCAGGTGGAGTCGAACGGCTATACGATACACGCAGGTCTTTTGTAGCAAGCAAACTGGTAGCGGGGAAGAGGTCTCGTCCCGTTCAATTTCTTGCGGGGATGGGCGTATATAATTTGCGAACGTGATCGCTTGTTTGGTCTCTTATGCTTCCGAGCGAACGGAAACCATTTTCTTGAGTGACGCATGCGACAGCAAGTATATTCATTCAGATGTCGTAACATCTGATCTTTCTTAACAATATCTCGAGGAAGATGACACCTATGACGTGTCACGGGGAGCCGGGCTGAGAAACACCTCCGACGGTACTACGCCATGGCAGCCCGACCCGAACCGTTCCGTCAGACCGATCAATACGTGATCTACTACGTatgcactgactgtgagtaccgGTTGATTTTGATGTCTGTCAGCCTGCAGAGATTGCAAAAACCAGCCGACAGATTGGGCAACCGTCCGTCGTTTGCCACTGCACGGACCCAAAGACTAAACAAAGCAAGAGGGCAGAGTACCGAAGGTGCTTTCTCAGAGTCCCATGTCTCATAAACCAGATCTGTTCACACCGTTTCAATATTAGTCCACTAGGAACCAGAACAAGACTTACACTGTTACCGCTAGCTACCTCTAGTGCTATACCGGGGCCTGCTCCCGTTGAAATTATGGGTACGTACTGTCTCCTCGTGTTTGAACTGGAGATAGGGTGGATTTCTACCGGCGCTCGAGTTTTCCGATCTTGAGCGTTGGTTTGAGAAGCCCAAGAACAATGGATAATGATTGGAATGTCAACCCAACACACAGTGTTGGCTGGTGTTTTGGCCGTTTAGTGGAAGTCTTAGGACACTTCTGCCCGCATGCTTACAACAGCCGCTGGCGTACCGTTTCGTCGCTCGGTATTAGGCTGTGCCTGTGTGCTACAATTGCAAATGTTAAAGTCCGGTACCGTAGCACCGTACTTTCTCAACCGGATTACGGGCGGTTGTGATGGCAAGATCTCGTAGAGGACTAAGGCGTCTCGTAGCCAGTAGCCGAATACTCACGAATGGGCACTCTTCGTTTTGTTGCGATTCCTTACAGATTCGGATTTGATGGCGACCCTCGGTGGTGTCCAACCGAGAGGACATAGTCCTATTGTTACGCCAAAATAGAACGAGTTGATCTTTACCGCGTCCGGTTTGTTGCGCTGGAAATTTCGCTTTGGCTTTATTGCTAGTAGAAACGCAGCATGGCCTCCACGGATGCCTCGCAAAGTTTCGTCTTGCACTCTAGCTATAGAGATACAGAGCCTATAGTCTACAGTTAGCATTCTTCTGCAATGGTCATCTACAAGGAAAGAGCAACGCATTTCTATAGAATTGGAAGCCTGGCGGGATGTGTTCTCCATTGTCACTTGATATATCTACTATTTGCAGCCTCGGTCGCTCCACAAAATTTCCTGACGGTGTAAAGGGTTGGCAAAGGATAACAACCAAGCGGAAATTTTCAATCGCGATGTCTGATTTTAGAGTGGTTGTTTTCAAAAACACTGCACAATCGTCGCTGTTCCAGTTTAGGGGTCAATTTTGATTGTTACAGCTGATCAAACAGGGGAAGGAGAGGCAGCGAATGCAGGGGTAGGCGACGGATCGGCAGCGGGGGAAGGCGACAGATCGGCAACAGGGGAAGGCGACAGATTGCCACCAGGGGTAGGCGACAGATCGGCAACAGGGGAAGGCGACGGATCGGCAACAGGGGAAGGCGACGGATCGGCAACAGGGGTAGG from Phaeodactylum tricornutum CCAP 1055/1 chromosome 18, whole genome shotgun sequence includes:
- a CDS encoding predicted protein; the encoded protein is MFLQPPGKKPGGVFHSRLGSRPSHISKLSSGLGLGMRKKKLDHSNGGHTQLMARASLAPIEQQQQSHELAQMNALKITQEELQRDLETLGLQQQESQRLLDNAKNFKERRVHQHAELESKLEHIKYKVGQERAELQRRHHLLSSGQRALSLARLSGDRTGDDLRALDRKLKQVLETKRTLFFYQRKQDRLLHDLRADLSSLAHEKTEATAQVHAADQNLKKLKLTEHSLRQRIQSESKKLAAFSQQTTLLRAETMSMEHMIDEVTDALELSEAAHAKCAAETVSEEDRHNKAVIALEAKIEGKYSVHRKLSQEMQVLRQTALDHQSDLHLAWERTIYAQIANGMTPSKSQKESNIPPVLEFGCVEVKVETETKACEEEAQIIEDLKATLSSFKDQLDEMEERANTSSEKVELEQGAINNARKTEESRRDEASKFLIDIVTLRRENEHVRASFDTLRSLRDDQNAGIKRSIDTVRQENGQAEHNRSLAQHRLSKVATEVRSTSASALREKEAIALKLAEFESEISTVHQCNLSAKEELNRLSSIIESQDKLSRNSLGLSQSAAKKNIAEILNEYPDLESVRFGYDPKKTLDEQADESLKLIVAHCKHRLNSAKKMQAGLREAAKLEDLELREMQKAAAIESKRKFKIREYRKHRLLSGTSGNAIKQSNLKDEKKHKSRRSLQSMRVKASAWIGDEKTEKTRRDKKKMRREELQHQTEIALENSELNSVAKPRDLLEVFSRVGDDGGKSTYDLEACAVLTQTTAGSEKKVTWEEDNGKEKRTSKISKKDCTRGRKTKECLSKDSTEKPHIPKLAPSSLSATMLDAGFQEVSALLVEKEASSHRISSSKPVVQKSYTLPSVDRISREPRSQDLKKLLSCKSIGHTGEKTRSNSSRFGNPKKRDIDVTTNPRREMPHSFGSTKPISKTRGENAQSLKEWSGSSTSHRAFEDKTNSSKTKDQERRTTSHQREKGKRSHRSSADVRTASTDHKKMNYHLSLSHNSNPSLKRNSCQTSGLSSKERPAKSRRRLKSRSSDVLKNQIQTFGDERYSFGFATS
- a CDS encoding predicted protein; the protein is MMEGNVSASGVMPLKDLAADGDDQDDSLCSQRTLWTRLWHGIAGSSIVVNVVAMALEGSAVAIIAGLFAACVAPVVILRQFQLQNTDTLRQVQNALRHEVNRLQIENNKLHSEVNQLESQVFQLQEREERLAIITKEQGTSVDTFVKLVKENRQTTDEMKMCVKADTMQTLVQAILSSDFDSSAHFSAQEVQILNVRLRNIPGIRVNSKALQKAVQSSQRTLEDVLSLVEHMDRDDLPEEERIFQLQPSH
- a CDS encoding predicted protein, with translation KTLVVVMPQLGDFDSGEYTENLMAVRSDLQKAGIALRLIGIGNAASARRFASFNHVPMDLLYADLVGSLHQRLGLHGGPNWDDPDHRGVARSWLNYMAMCAGIAAPNTLSEIFRGYIGDKSAPERLRPEEIVSIGDNLVAVRGVTDVKLGPIQYQSLWKNEFGYQRPAELATVRLRYMVEVLSNFSQYVPDQKYLHLRGATFLLDADGRVLYEHRDTGVLAYSKTMARPLTFLQPYIGD
- a CDS encoding predicted protein, whose product is MNGRDYGTESSTLATVPPNQEDMTSLLSVNGLTDEDPEIEKLFDQFYNELVHQDNESSWAEPISFKDKEGFPCFALNTALEHQYQQQQQQQLSLHSGHQWNPALRPLPIPQTTGGNPTTSLPHPSPLRAAKQLPAKAPRSSAKHGKVSTATLLRNGTSAHCLTSTKGNSVPARQRAVGRTADVPNDTVTAMISEYDVVLGDTHTPTFATEVYRQVRQEYAKRRIKPHELAQLKHKVQQQILLAKTAEANNSGHNLPYSVHHNNIPEGPTFWYSVKAAARLHGKIQPGSSHRYLPHRADKGPYAIATDQAIVDDVRNAPRKSRTRKLTPVFRLALGSNRSVTTLTGSSAIADLAAQAQLISETWMAGDAVKTWCVETFRTDLKRLVSWHQTSVTASPTPLPETLECTLASKGPSALQVRLQALHVQQLEVGFCEAVNRLGNDMVERYNRVQKMLSETHSSHPTPDTDDSGDVVAGSDEDDDTGYAPAA